Proteins encoded within one genomic window of Tabrizicola piscis:
- a CDS encoding ABC transporter transmembrane domain-containing protein — MSDTTTTADDRPKSKQVGALRGLAPFLWPYRGLLLLALLALVLTASVSLILPLAVRRVVDGFNSGDAALLDQYFGAALVIAALLAVGTGLRYYLVTRLGERVVADIRRALFDRVLGMSPAFFERIMTGEVLSRITTDTTLILSVIGSSVSVALRNVLMLLGGLVMLFLTSGKLTGLVLLIVPAIVVPIIVLGRRLRRLSRENQDWIASSSGSASEALSSVQTVQAFTHEAVTRSAFANVTEKSFYSARARIKTRAVMTVIVIFLTFAGIVGVLWIGARDVRQGAMTVGELIQFVIYAVMVAGAVGALSEIWGELQRAAGATERLVELLQTEDAVRDPAAPVALPRPVRGEITFKDVTFRYPARPETSALNGVSLHVAPGETVALVGPSGAGKTTILQLLMRFYDPQSGRITLDGIDLSAMTRSDFRAAMAMVPQDPVIFATSARENIRFGRPDATDAEVEQAARAAAAHDFLTALPQGYDSYLGERGVMLSGGQKQRVAIARAILRDARILLLDEATSALDAESERAVQAAVERLSQGRTTLVVAHRLATVKRADRIVVFDHGQIVAIGTHDQLVSEDGLYARLARLQFTDGAV, encoded by the coding sequence ATGTCCGACACGACCACAACGGCCGACGACAGGCCGAAATCGAAACAGGTGGGCGCCCTGCGCGGGCTGGCACCCTTCCTTTGGCCCTATCGTGGTCTGCTTCTGCTGGCCTTGCTTGCCCTTGTGCTGACGGCTTCGGTCAGCCTGATCCTGCCTTTGGCCGTGCGTCGGGTGGTGGACGGGTTCAATTCGGGCGATGCCGCCCTGCTGGACCAATACTTCGGAGCAGCCCTTGTCATTGCCGCCCTCCTCGCCGTGGGGACGGGGCTGCGGTACTATCTGGTGACCCGCCTGGGCGAGCGTGTGGTGGCCGACATCCGCCGCGCCCTGTTTGACCGGGTACTGGGCATGTCGCCCGCGTTCTTTGAACGCATCATGACGGGTGAGGTTCTTAGCCGGATTACCACCGACACCACGCTGATTCTGTCAGTCATCGGATCGTCGGTGTCCGTCGCACTGCGCAATGTGCTGATGCTGTTGGGCGGCTTGGTCATGCTGTTCCTGACCTCGGGCAAGCTGACGGGTCTGGTCTTGCTGATCGTGCCGGCCATCGTCGTGCCGATCATCGTACTGGGCCGGCGCTTGCGGCGGCTGTCGCGGGAAAATCAGGACTGGATCGCGTCCTCCTCCGGCTCCGCCTCGGAAGCGCTAAGTTCGGTGCAAACGGTGCAGGCATTTACCCATGAAGCGGTCACCCGGTCGGCCTTTGCCAATGTGACCGAGAAGTCGTTCTACTCCGCCCGCGCGCGGATCAAGACGCGGGCGGTCATGACGGTGATCGTGATCTTCCTGACCTTTGCCGGAATTGTCGGCGTCCTGTGGATCGGCGCACGCGACGTTCGGCAAGGCGCGATGACCGTGGGCGAGCTGATCCAGTTCGTGATCTATGCGGTCATGGTCGCCGGAGCCGTGGGCGCCTTGTCCGAAATCTGGGGCGAATTGCAGCGCGCAGCAGGGGCGACCGAACGGCTGGTGGAATTGCTGCAAACCGAAGATGCAGTCCGCGACCCCGCCGCCCCGGTGGCCCTGCCCCGCCCCGTTCGCGGCGAGATCACCTTCAAGGACGTGACCTTCCGCTATCCGGCAAGGCCGGAAACCAGTGCGCTGAACGGTGTCAGCCTGCATGTCGCCCCGGGTGAGACGGTGGCGCTGGTCGGCCCCTCGGGTGCTGGCAAGACCACGATCCTGCAGCTTTTGATGCGGTTTTACGATCCGCAATCGGGCCGGATCACGCTGGACGGCATCGACCTTTCCGCCATGACGCGCAGCGATTTCCGGGCCGCCATGGCGATGGTGCCACAAGACCCCGTGATCTTTGCCACCTCAGCGCGCGAAAACATCCGCTTTGGCCGCCCCGATGCGACCGATGCCGAGGTGGAACAGGCCGCAAGGGCCGCGGCGGCGCATGACTTCCTGACCGCCCTGCCGCAAGGCTATGACAGCTATCTGGGCGAACGCGGCGTCATGCTGTCGGGCGGACAGAAGCAGCGGGTGGCAATTGCACGCGCGATCCTGCGCGACGCCCGGATCCTGCTCCTGGATGAGGCGACCAGTGCCCTTGACGCCGAAAGTGAGCGGGCGGTCCAGGCGGCGGTGGAACGGCTGTCGCAAGGGCGGACGACCTTGGTTGTGGCGCACCGTCTGGCCACGGTCAAACGCGCCGACCGGATCGTGGTCTTCGATCACGGCCAGATCGTCGCCATAGGCACGCATGATCAGCTGGTGTCCGAAGATGGGCTCTATGCCCGGCTGGCCCGGCTGCAGTTCACCGACGGGGCGGTCTGA
- a CDS encoding alpha/beta fold hydrolase, with product MTHVLHFTAPDGCRFAYRDEGEGLPLLCLPGLTRSMADFDYLQPHLPPLRLIRMDYRGRGGSDWTGAATYTVDQESKDALALLDHLGVAKAAILGTSRGGLIGMVLGAVARGRVLGLCLNDIGPVIGREGLVRIFDYVGRNPAGKTYAGFAERLARTPGFHNVPMTRWLDEAQRLSVEGPEGLSLRYDPALREAFLAAFEGPPVDLWPLFDALAGVPLALIRGANSDLLTAETAATMRARRPDMEFAEVPDRAHIPFLDEPEAVALIRSFLKGLQ from the coding sequence ATGACTCACGTCCTGCATTTTACCGCCCCTGACGGCTGCCGCTTTGCCTATCGTGACGAAGGTGAGGGGCTGCCGCTTCTGTGCCTGCCGGGCCTTACGCGCAGCATGGCCGATTTTGACTATCTGCAGCCCCATCTGCCGCCTTTGCGCCTGATCCGGATGGACTATCGCGGCCGGGGTGGCAGTGACTGGACAGGGGCCGCGACCTATACCGTCGATCAGGAATCAAAGGACGCGCTGGCCCTGCTTGACCATCTTGGCGTGGCAAAGGCCGCCATCCTTGGCACCTCGCGCGGGGGGCTGATCGGTATGGTGCTGGGCGCTGTGGCGCGGGGCCGGGTGCTGGGGCTGTGCCTGAATGACATTGGTCCCGTAATCGGGCGTGAGGGTCTGGTGCGCATCTTCGACTATGTCGGGCGCAATCCGGCGGGAAAGACCTACGCAGGCTTTGCCGAACGGCTGGCAAGGACCCCGGGTTTTCACAACGTCCCCATGACCCGCTGGCTGGATGAGGCGCAGAGGCTGTCGGTCGAAGGTCCCGAGGGCCTTTCCCTGCGCTACGATCCGGCCCTGCGTGAGGCCTTTCTTGCCGCCTTCGAGGGTCCTCCGGTTGACCTCTGGCCCCTGTTCGATGCGCTGGCCGGCGTGCCGCTGGCGCTGATCCGGGGGGCAAACTCGGACCTGCTGACCGCAGAAACCGCCGCCACCATGCGCGCCCGTCGCCCCGACATGGAATTTGCCGAAGTGCCGGACCGCGCCCATATCCCCTTTCTTGACGAACCTGAGGCGGTGGCGCTGATCCGATCCTTCCTGAAGGGCCTGCAATGA
- a CDS encoding threonine ammonia-lyase, which yields MTDIARITAAAARLKGNVRVTPLLNAPLLDQIAGRRVLVKAECLQLTGSFKARGGWSAISALAPDARDKGVIAYSSGNHAQGVAIAAARHGIPCVILMPSDAPEVKIANTRAYGAEVVLYDRGTEDRDAIGAGIAKARSLTLVKPYDDAEVIAGQGTVGLELASQAQEAGVAGADVLVCCGGGGLASGIALALEAMAPGFRVRTVEPEGFDDMARSLAAGTRLKNAAATGSICDAILTPMPGDLTFPILQRLAGPGLVVTDDQALHAMALAFTHLRIVLEPGGAVALAAALFAPNLGDTVIAVATGGNVDPATSAAALARFG from the coding sequence ATGACCGACATCGCAAGGATTACCGCCGCCGCCGCGCGGCTGAAGGGCAATGTCCGCGTGACCCCCCTGCTGAACGCGCCGCTGCTGGACCAGATTGCCGGGCGCCGGGTTCTGGTGAAGGCTGAATGCCTGCAACTGACTGGCAGCTTCAAGGCCCGGGGCGGCTGGTCAGCAATCTCGGCGCTTGCGCCCGACGCTCGCGACAAGGGGGTGATCGCCTACTCCTCGGGCAACCACGCGCAGGGTGTGGCGATAGCTGCCGCCCGCCACGGCATCCCTTGCGTGATCCTGATGCCGTCCGACGCGCCCGAGGTGAAGATCGCCAACACCCGCGCCTATGGGGCCGAGGTGGTGCTTTACGACCGCGGGACAGAGGACCGCGACGCTATCGGTGCCGGGATCGCCAAGGCCCGCAGCCTGACGCTGGTCAAACCCTACGACGATGCCGAGGTCATTGCGGGGCAGGGCACCGTGGGCCTTGAACTCGCCTCCCAGGCGCAAGAGGCCGGGGTGGCGGGGGCCGATGTGCTGGTCTGCTGCGGCGGCGGTGGCTTGGCGTCCGGCATCGCCTTGGCGCTGGAGGCGATGGCCCCCGGCTTCCGGGTCCGCACCGTGGAACCCGAAGGCTTTGACGACATGGCCCGATCCCTCGCCGCTGGCACGCGTCTGAAGAACGCCGCCGCCACCGGGTCGATCTGCGATGCGATCCTGACGCCGATGCCGGGGGACCTGACCTTTCCCATCCTGCAACGGCTGGCTGGCCCCGGTCTTGTCGTGACCGACGATCAGGCGTTGCACGCCATGGCCCTTGCCTTCACCCACTTGCGGATCGTGCTGGAACCCGGCGGGGCGGTGGCCCTTGCCGCAGCCCTGTTCGCGCCTAACCTCGGCGATACCGTGATCGCCGTCGCCACCGGCGGCAATGTCGACCCTGCCACCAGCGCCGCCGCTTTGGCCCGGTTCGGCTGA
- a CDS encoding alpha/beta fold hydrolase, whose product MLVWLDDLRLNAELAGPATAPPLVLIHGLGVDLAVWDAILPCLAAHRTLRLDLRGHGQSDTPLAPYTMGALIRDTERLMQHFALKDAVVLGAGEGGLVAQGLAVKRLDLFRSMVLTGSATRFGNPDLWQRRIAGLTDPGPDLEAEAAALLGPRWRGMATAGVVQQMLSRTRPDGWTGVAAAVANTDFYQTTATLTLPTLILAGGDDRKTPPDMQRETADLVAGSDFHLLPGGSHLAMLTHPQPFAAALNAFLKRIGHV is encoded by the coding sequence ATGCTTGTCTGGCTGGATGACCTGCGCCTGAATGCCGAACTTGCCGGTCCGGCAACGGCCCCGCCGCTTGTGCTGATCCATGGCCTTGGGGTCGATCTGGCGGTCTGGGACGCCATCCTTCCATGCCTTGCCGCCCACCGCACCCTGCGCCTTGATCTGCGCGGCCATGGCCAGTCCGACACGCCGCTCGCGCCCTACACGATGGGCGCCCTCATCCGCGACACCGAGCGGTTGATGCAGCACTTTGCGCTGAAGGATGCCGTGGTCCTTGGTGCAGGCGAGGGCGGGCTGGTCGCCCAAGGTCTTGCCGTCAAGCGGCTGGACCTTTTCCGCTCGATGGTGCTGACCGGCTCTGCCACCCGATTCGGCAACCCTGATCTGTGGCAGCGCCGTATCGCCGGGTTGACCGACCCCGGGCCGGACCTCGAAGCCGAGGCTGCGGCCCTGCTTGGCCCCCGCTGGCGCGGCATGGCCACAGCCGGAGTAGTGCAGCAGATGCTGTCGCGCACCCGCCCCGATGGCTGGACGGGTGTTGCTGCCGCGGTTGCGAACACCGATTTCTACCAGACCACCGCGACCCTTACCCTGCCGACGCTGATCCTCGCCGGGGGCGACGACCGCAAGACCCCGCCCGACATGCAGCGCGAAACCGCAGACCTTGTCGCCGGGTCGGATTTCCACCTGCTTCCCGGTGGCAGCCATTTGGCGATGCTGACCCATCCGCAGCCCTTCGCCGCTGCGCTTAACGCCTTTCTGAAAAGGATCGGCCATGTCTGA
- a CDS encoding alpha/beta fold hydrolase, which yields MSDLLLVHGSCHGAWCWEALVPALARHGITADAIDLPGRDGSPTTLDDYARAITAAANAGTVLVGHSAGGYAITAAAEADPARFAGLIYLCAYLPVAGQSLADMRRAGPSQPLLPAIRMAADRVSFTVDPALAPAVFYHDCTPEVAAAATARLCPQPVAPQECPLFPTAAQTLPRHYIVCRQDRAIPPDYQATMAEVLPKACVTSLDASHSPFLSVPDQLAARLAEILHQIRHGSPGGPQD from the coding sequence ATGTCTGACCTTCTGCTTGTCCACGGCTCCTGCCACGGCGCCTGGTGCTGGGAAGCGCTTGTTCCGGCCCTTGCCCGTCACGGCATCACCGCCGATGCGATCGACCTGCCCGGCCGCGATGGCAGTCCCACAACCTTGGACGACTATGCCCGGGCGATCACCGCCGCTGCCAATGCGGGTACGGTTCTGGTCGGCCATTCCGCTGGCGGTTATGCCATCACCGCCGCTGCCGAGGCGGATCCTGCGCGTTTCGCCGGGCTGATCTACCTCTGCGCCTACCTTCCCGTGGCAGGCCAAAGCCTGGCCGACATGCGCCGCGCCGGGCCGTCACAGCCCCTGCTCCCCGCGATCCGGATGGCGGCGGATCGGGTCAGTTTCACCGTTGATCCGGCCCTTGCCCCCGCCGTCTTCTACCACGACTGCACGCCCGAAGTCGCCGCAGCCGCCACCGCCCGCCTATGCCCGCAGCCCGTGGCCCCGCAGGAATGCCCGCTGTTTCCCACCGCCGCGCAGACCCTGCCGCGCCACTACATCGTCTGCCGGCAGGACCGCGCGATCCCGCCCGATTATCAGGCTACGATGGCCGAGGTCCTGCCCAAGGCTTGCGTCACCTCGCTTGACGCCAGCCATTCGCCCTTCCTGTCGGTGCCAGATCAGCTTGCCGCACGACTTGCAGAAATCCTGCACCAGATACGCCATGGATCACCGGGTGGGCCTCAGGATTGA